A region from the Benincasa hispida cultivar B227 chromosome 8, ASM972705v1, whole genome shotgun sequence genome encodes:
- the LOC120083650 gene encoding mitogen-activated protein kinase 3, protein MADVGQNNPADFPAVSTHGGQYVQYNIFGNPFEITSKYRPPIMPIGRGAYGIVCSVLNSETNEMVAVKKIANAFDNHMDAKRTLREIKLLRHLDHENVIGIRDVIPPPLRREFNDVYISTELMDTDLHQIIRSNQSLSEEHCQYFLYQILRGLKYIHSANVIHRDLKPSNLLLNANCDLKICDFGLARPTSENECMTEYVVTRWYRAPELLLNSDYTAAIDIWSVGCIFLELMNRRPLFPGRDHVHQMRLLTELLGTPTESDLGFIRNEDSKRYLRQLPPHPRQPLATVFPHVHPLAIDLVDKMLTFDPTKRITVEEALAHPYLERLHDIADEPVCPEPFSFEFEQQYLDEEQMKEMIYREALALNPEFA, encoded by the exons ATGGCTGATGTTGGTCAGAACAATCCTGCTGATTTTCCTGCTGTTTCAACCCATGGTGGCCAATACGTTCAGTATAACATCTTTGGAAATCCCTTCGAAATCACTTCCAAATATCGTCCCCCTATTATGCCTATAGGTCGCGGAGCATACGGAATTGTTTG TTCTGTTTTGAATTCGGAGACCAATGAAATGGTTGCGGTTAAGAAGATTGCTAACGCATTTGATAACCATATGGATGCGAAGAGGACGCTACGTGAGATTAAGCTTCTTCGCCATTTGGATCATGAAAAT GTAATAGGCATAAGAGATGTGATTCCTCCACCTTTACGGAGAGAATTCAATGATGTCTACATTTCGACTGAACTAATGGATACTGATCTTCACCAAATAATCCGTTCCAACCAAAGTTTATCGGAAGAGCATTGTCAG TATTTCCTTTATCAGATTCTCCGAGGACTGAAATACATACATTCCGCAAACGTCATTCATCGAGACTTGAAACCGAGCAATCTATTGCTTAATGCAAATTGTGATCTCAAAATATGTGACTTTGGTCTTGCTCGGCCAACTTCGGAAAATGAATGTATGACGGAATATGTTGTCACAAGATGGTATAGAGCACCTGAGCTTCTATTGAACTCTGATTATACAGCTGCTATCGATATATGGTCTGTTGGTTGCATCTTTCTGGAGCTTATGAATAGAAGGCCTTTATTTCCAGGCAGGGATCATGTGCATCAGATGCGATTATTGACCGAG CTTCTTGGCACACCAACTGAGTCAGATCTTGGTTTCATTCGAAATGAAGACTCGAAAAGATATCTTCGGCAGCTACCTCCCCATCCTCGTCAGCCATTAGCAACGGTTTTTCCACATGTTCATCCGTTGGCAATTGATCTTGTGGATAAAATGTTGACATTTGACCCAACAAAGAGAATTACTG TTGAAGAAGCGTTGGCGCATCCATACCTAGAAAGATTGCACGACATAGCCGATGAGCCGGTTTGCCCAGAGCCATTCTCATTCGAGTTTGAGCAACAATACTTAGACGAAGAACAGATGAAGGAGATGATTTACAGAGAGGCATTGGCACTCAATCCAGAATTTGCATGA